A window of Microbispora hainanensis genomic DNA:
GGCAGGTACGGCATCCGGTGGCACTACCTGCCGAGCTACCCCGCCTACCACGAGACCATGGCGCTGCACCACGAGCACGGGTCGATGGAGCTGCGCTTCCCTTCTCCGTACCTGCTGAACACGCCCACCCGGCTGACCATCACCTGCCGGGTCGGCACCACCGAGCGGACGGTCGTCAACGAGGACGTCGCCGAGGCCTTCGAACGCCAGCTGCGCGCCTTCTACCGCTTCGTCACCCTGGAGGAACCGCCGCTCACCGGACTCGACGGCGCTTTGGAAGATATCGTCACGGCGCAGCGGATCGTGCACCGGTACGCGCGGTGGGCGGGCATCCCCATCGGCGGGGAGTGCGCCCAGGAGGTCACCGGCGCCCCGCGGGAGGCGACCGCCGGGGCCGTCAGCAGCGACGCCGAGGAGGGCGGGAGTGGAGCCAGCGGTCACGCCAAGGCGAGCCTCAGCAGATAGCGACAGGATCGTGGTGGTCCCGCACACCCACTGGGACCGGGAGTGGTATCTGCCCTTCCAGCGGTTCCGGGTCGGGCTGGTGCGGGTGCTCGACGAGGTCCTCGACGCCATGGCCGCCGACCCCGCCTACCGGTTCACGATGGACGGCCAGCTCGCGGCGATCGAGGACTACCTGGAGATCCGGCCCGCCCGGCGCGGCGACGTCGCCCGCTTCGTCGCCGAGGGACGGCTGGCCGTGGGGCCCTGGCTGATCCTCGCCGACGAGTTCCTGTGCTCCGGCGAGACGCTGCTGCGCAACCTGGAGTACGGCATGCGGGGCGCCGCCGCGCTCGGCGGCGCCATGCCCGTGGGTTATCTGCCCGACCAGTTCGGCCACTGCGCCCAGATGCCGCAGATGCTGGCGCTGGCGGGGCTGCGCCGGGCGTGCCTGTGGCGCGGCGTGCCCGCGCACGTGGACCGCGACGTGTTCGACTGGACCGGCGCGGACGGCACCACGGTGAGGACCACGTATCTGCCCGGCGGCTATGGCAACGCCTTCGGCCTGTTCACCGGCCCGGCCGAGGAGATGCCCGACCGCGTGGCGGCCTTCGTCTCGACGGCGGAGGGCTGGTCGTCCGGCCGCACCCTGCTCGCGATGTACGGCGCGGACCACTCGGCCCCGGCCCGCGAGGTCACCGCGTCCGGGCTCCGCGTCGCCACCCTCGCCGAGGCCCTGGCCGGAGATTCGGCCGGCGTTCCTGACGGCGTTCCTGACGGCGTTCCAGCAGGTGGGGAGGTGCCGCGGGTCGTGGGCGAGTTGCGCTCGCACGCGCGGGCCAACATCCTGCCCGGCGTGATCTCGGCCCGGGTGCCGATCAAGCAGGCCATGGCGCGGGCCGAGCGGGTGCTCACCCGCTACGCGGAACCGCTGTCGGCGCTGTGGCTCCCCGGCGACTCCGCCTGCGGACGCCTCATCGACATGGCCTGGCGGTCGGTGATCGCCTGCAGCGGGCACGACTCCGTCACGGGGTGCGGCTCGGACGAGACCGCCCAGCAGGTCGCCGCGCGGATCGCCGAGGCCGGGCAGACCGCCCAGGCGGTCGTGGATTTGGTCGCGGCGTCCCTCGCCGAGGCCGCGCCCAAGGGCGCGCTCGTGGTCGTCAACCCGTCCCCGTTCGAACGGACCGGCCTGGTGCTCGCCGACCTGCCGGAGGACCGCGCGTCCCTGGTGGACGCCTCGGGCCTGCCCGTCCCCGCGCAGCGGCTCGAACACGCCGCCACGCTGCTCGACGAGACCGTCATGGACGACCTCTCCCGGCTCCTCGGGCGCGTCCACGAGCGGGAGCTGTACGGCCACGAGATCGTCTCCTGGCACGCCGGGGACGGCGTGTTCACCGTCACCGTGAGCCGGCACGCCTCCGGCGCGTACGCCTACGAGGACCTGCGCGGGGCCGTCGTGTCGGCCGGTCCGGGGCCGTGGATCGTCCGCACGGTGGCCGAGCCCGTGGTCACCGTGGCGGCGCTGGTCACCGTGCCGCCGCTCGGCCGTGCCGTCCTCACCGCCCGTCCGCCCGAGCCCCGGCCGCCCGCCCCGGTCCCGTACGCCCTGCGTACGGACGCGTACGGGTTCGAGCCGGTGCTGGACAACGGGCTGCTGCGGGTGCGCGTGGCCGACGACGGGACGCTCTCGCTGCGCGGCGCGGACGGCACCGAGGTCCACGGCGTCGGGCGGATCGTCCACGGCGGGGACGCCGGGGACACCTACAACCACGCGCCCCCGCCGCACGACCGGCTCACCGACCGGCCCTCCCGCGTCGACGTCGAGGAGATCTGCTCGGGCCCGCTGACCGGCGCGTACGAGATCACTCGGGTGTACGACTGGCCGACCGGCCTCGGCGGCGACACCGACGGCTCCGAGACCGTGCCCACGGCCGTCACGACCCGGGTGGAGCTCAGGGCGGGCGAGCCGTTCGCACGGTGCGAGATCACCATGGACGTGCGCTGCCGCGACCACCGCGTCCGCTGGCACGCACCGCTGCCCCGCGCGGCGGACGGGTCGTACGCCGAGGGACAGTTCGCCGTGGTGCGGCGCGGCCTGATGGCCGAAGGCGGGGGCGGCGAGCGGCCGATCCCGACCTTCCCCGCCGAGTCGTTCGCCGCCGCCGGGGGCCTGGCCGTGCTCCTCGACCACGTCACCGAGTATGAGATCGTCACGGACGAGAAAAGCGGGGGCGAGATCGGCAGGCATGAAGCCGGCGGGGACGGGGCCGAGCTGGCGCTGACGCTCGTGCGGTCTGTCGGCTACCTTTCCAGGAACCGCAACCCCTACCGCGACGAGCCCGCCGGGCCCGAGGTGCCCACCCCGGCCGCCCAGTGCCAGGGGCCGCTGACCGTGCGCTTCGCCGTCCTGCCGTACGCGGGAGAGTGGCACGAGGCCGGGCTGCCGAGGCTCGCCGAGGAGTTCCGCCACGACCTGCTCGCCGTACCAGGCGCCGCCCCCGCCGAGCAGACAGACGCGGCCGGAAGGGAGAGCGCCGCCGAGGCCGCGGACGCGAGCGGGGCGGCAGACGCAGCCGAGGCGGCGGGCAGCGGCACGGCGTGGGACGCGGATGAGGACGGCCCGCCCGAAGGCGGACGCGTCGCGATCAGCGGCGACGGCCTGGACCGAGGCGGTCATGCCGCGATCAGCGGCGACGGCCTGGACCAAGGCGGTCATGCCGCCATCAGCGTGGAGGGCCGGCGAGGAGGTGGCCGCGTCGCGATCAGCGGGGACGGTGTCGTGATGGCCGCTCTGCGCGAGCGGGGCGGACGTCTGGAGGTCCGCCTGGTGGCCGAGCATCCCACGGCCACCGAGGCGGTCGTCCGGGGAGATTTCACCGCGGCCTGGACGGCCGACGTGCTGGGCTCTCCCCTGAGCCCTCTGGAGGTGTCTCGCGACGAGGTGGTTCCGAACGGAGCGGTGCCGGAATGGCTGGTCTCCGGCGGCGTAGGTCTGGATGGAGTGGTCAGGGACGGGGTGGTTTCCGGCGACGTGATTCTGGATGGAGTGGTTGCGGACGGGGTGGTTCCGCGCGGGGTGCTACCCGGTGAGCTGTCAGACGACGGTGGGGCGGACGCACCGGGACTCTCGGGACGGGCGGGATCTCTGGGTTCGTCGGGGTCCCCGGACTCCTCGGGGTCCTGGCGGACGGTGCGCGTCCCGCTGAGGCCCTTCGAGATCGCGACCGTTCATCTTGGTCATCTCGATCATTTCGGTCATCTCGACGGAGCCTGACGCCCGGCCGCCCGGGTTCCCGCACGAGACCTGTACTGAGACCTGGACAGAGAACTCGCACAGGCCCATCGCGCAGGGCCCACTCGCACGGCCTCCACACGGAGCAACCCGGCAGAGGAGCCAGACAGGGCACCCGGACAAGGCACCCGGACAGGGCACCCGGACAAGGCCGCCGCGCAGAGCCGCCGTACAGGCCCCGCACAGAGCCCGCGGCCCGCGCGTCGTCGTCCGCGCGTCTTGCGTGCGCTCGCCCGTGCCTGATCGGCTGCCGTCTGGTCGCCGAGGGCGCGTCCGGCGGGAGTCTCCGGGTCCGACGGCGGCCCTGCCGGGAGACGGTCTCCCGGCGTGGCCGCCACCGGCCCGGACGCTGCCCGACGGGTTACTGCCCGCCCTTCTGCACGTAGGAACGGACGAACTCCTCCGCGTTCTCCTCGAGCACCTCGTCGATCTCGTCCAGGATCGCGTCGACGTCGTCGGTGAGCTTCTCGTGGCGCTCCTGGACGTCCGGGGACGCCTGCGCCTCGACTTCTTCGACTTCGTTCTCCTGCCGTCCGGTCTGCTTCTGGCCGCCGGTCTCCTTGGTCGCCATCCCTGACACCTCCGCTGCTCGGGGGGACGCCTCTCCCCATATCTTCCCCGAACCGACCGACAATGCGCGCGAAAGAGCGTGCGATCTTCGGCCCGGCCGCTCTGGCCAGACAACCCGCTGAGCGCCGGGAAGGCAAACGCCCGGGGATCCGGCCCCGCCGCGGACGCACAGGGCATCGGACAGCGCCTTCGTTAGACCGGATCGTTATCGACCTCACACTCTTCGTGGCCGCCTTTCGGCGCAGCGCTACCGTGTGCGGGACGACAATTGATGGATCACGGCACGACCTAGCGTACGGGTGGTCGATGGCATCGCACGCACGGCAACTGCTGGCGGATCGGTACAAGCTGCTGACGCCCTTCCGGCGCGACGGCGGCGGGATCATGTGGCAAGCGCACGATCTCCGTCTTAAGCGTGATGTCGCGATCAAGGAAGTGCAGCCGCCTTACCGGGTGGACGTGGCCGATCTGCAGGCCGCCCGCCGGCAGGCGCTGCGGGAGGCCCGCTCGGC
This region includes:
- a CDS encoding alpha-mannosidase, whose translation is MVVPHTHWDREWYLPFQRFRVGLVRVLDEVLDAMAADPAYRFTMDGQLAAIEDYLEIRPARRGDVARFVAEGRLAVGPWLILADEFLCSGETLLRNLEYGMRGAAALGGAMPVGYLPDQFGHCAQMPQMLALAGLRRACLWRGVPAHVDRDVFDWTGADGTTVRTTYLPGGYGNAFGLFTGPAEEMPDRVAAFVSTAEGWSSGRTLLAMYGADHSAPAREVTASGLRVATLAEALAGDSAGVPDGVPDGVPAGGEVPRVVGELRSHARANILPGVISARVPIKQAMARAERVLTRYAEPLSALWLPGDSACGRLIDMAWRSVIACSGHDSVTGCGSDETAQQVAARIAEAGQTAQAVVDLVAASLAEAAPKGALVVVNPSPFERTGLVLADLPEDRASLVDASGLPVPAQRLEHAATLLDETVMDDLSRLLGRVHERELYGHEIVSWHAGDGVFTVTVSRHASGAYAYEDLRGAVVSAGPGPWIVRTVAEPVVTVAALVTVPPLGRAVLTARPPEPRPPAPVPYALRTDAYGFEPVLDNGLLRVRVADDGTLSLRGADGTEVHGVGRIVHGGDAGDTYNHAPPPHDRLTDRPSRVDVEEICSGPLTGAYEITRVYDWPTGLGGDTDGSETVPTAVTTRVELRAGEPFARCEITMDVRCRDHRVRWHAPLPRAADGSYAEGQFAVVRRGLMAEGGGGERPIPTFPAESFAAAGGLAVLLDHVTEYEIVTDEKSGGEIGRHEAGGDGAELALTLVRSVGYLSRNRNPYRDEPAGPEVPTPAAQCQGPLTVRFAVLPYAGEWHEAGLPRLAEEFRHDLLAVPGAAPAEQTDAAGRESAAEAADASGAADAAEAAGSGTAWDADEDGPPEGGRVAISGDGLDRGGHAAISGDGLDQGGHAAISVEGRRGGGRVAISGDGVVMAALRERGGRLEVRLVAEHPTATEAVVRGDFTAAWTADVLGSPLSPLEVSRDEVVPNGAVPEWLVSGGVGLDGVVRDGVVSGDVILDGVVADGVVPRGVLPGELSDDGGADAPGLSGRAGSLGSSGSPDSSGSWRTVRVPLRPFEIATVHLGHLDHFGHLDGA
- a CDS encoding ubiquitin-like protein Pup, whose amino-acid sequence is MATKETGGQKQTGRQENEVEEVEAQASPDVQERHEKLTDDVDAILDEIDEVLEENAEEFVRSYVQKGGQ